A region of Periophthalmus magnuspinnatus isolate fPerMag1 chromosome 13, fPerMag1.2.pri, whole genome shotgun sequence DNA encodes the following proteins:
- the LOC117379866 gene encoding heat shock protein beta-7-like, producing the protein MSLLTSSSRSSSSFHSTAQYSSSYRSEDSMDPLFGTYLDSADHPVLLQDEGPGGPKCSSPYSWHNRSSFGNSVSFGSSLMGRPSSISSPGAGGGVRCYGDMYFVSVDVSQFEPQDVVVMAYNQHIVIQAAKVLDGGTVGDTFTHKFLLPEDMDPLSVSGAVGSDGVLVVSVNRNCSLQMEPPGPCSPQ; encoded by the exons atgtCTCTTTTGACTTCCAGCAGCCGCAGCTCCTCTTCCTTCCACTCCACAGCCCAGTACAGCAGCTCGTACAGGTCAGAGGACTCCATGGACCCCCTCTTTGGGACCTACCTGGACTCGGCGGACCACCCAGTTCTGCTCCAGGACGAAGGACCCGGGGGACCCAAATGCTCCTCCCCCTACAGCTGGCACAACCGTTCCTCATTTGGGAACTCGG ttTCCTTTGGCAGTTCACTAATGGGACGTCCGAGCAGTATCAGCAGTCCGGGGGCAGGAGGAGGGGTGCGTTGCTATGGAGACATGTACTTTGTGTCAGTGGATGTCAGTCAGTTTGAGCCCCAGGACGTGGTCGTGATGGCGTACAACCAGCACATCGTCATACAGGCCGCAAAg GTTTTGGATGGCGGCACAGTGGGTGACACTTTTACCCATAAGTTCTTGCTCCCGGAGGACATGGACCCCCTGTCTGTGAGTGGGGCGGTGGGCTCAGATGGAGTGTTAGTCGTCAGCGTCAATAGAAACTGCTCTCTGCAAATGGAACCTCCTGGGCCCTGTTCACCACAATGa